One segment of Enterobacter ludwigii DNA contains the following:
- the ftnA gene encoding non-heme ferritin yields the protein MLKTEMIDKLNAQMNLELFSSLLYQQMSAWCSYHSFEGAAAFLRRHAQEEMTHMQRLFDYLTDTGSLPRIDNVASPFAEYNSLDELFRATYEHEQLITQKINELVHAAMIGQDYPTFNFLQWYVAEQHEEEKLFKSVLDKLSLVGKTGEGLYFIDKELSTLDTQK from the coding sequence ATGCTGAAAACTGAAATGATCGACAAGCTCAATGCGCAAATGAACCTTGAGCTTTTTTCATCCCTTCTCTACCAGCAGATGAGCGCCTGGTGCAGCTACCACAGTTTTGAAGGCGCTGCCGCCTTCCTGCGCCGCCACGCGCAGGAAGAGATGACCCATATGCAGCGTCTGTTTGATTATCTGACTGACACGGGCAGCCTGCCGCGCATCGATAACGTTGCGTCCCCGTTTGCCGAGTATAATTCGCTTGATGAGCTCTTCCGTGCGACCTATGAGCACGAGCAACTGATTACGCAAAAAATTAACGAACTGGTTCATGCGGCAATGATCGGCCAGGATTATCCGACCTTTAATTTCCTGCAGTGGTACGTGGCAGAGCAACACGAAGAAGAGAAACTGTTTAAATCCGTGCTGGATAAATTGTCTCTGGTGGGGAAAACAGGCGAAGGTCTTTACTTTATCGATAAAGAACTTTCTACCCTCGATACACAGAAATAA
- the tyrP gene encoding tyrosine transporter TyrP, whose amino-acid sequence MKNRTLGSIFIVAGTTIGAGMLAMPLAAAGVGFGMTLLLLGTLWALMCYTALLLLEVYQHVPADTGLGSLAARYLGRYGQWITGFSMMFLMYALTAAYISGAGELIASSVNDWFDADITPSTGVIFFALIGGGVVCVGTSLVDLFNRFLFSAKILFLIVMLVLLVPHVHKVNLLTLPLEKGLALSAIPVIFTSFGFHGSVPSIVSYMNGDILKLRRVFMVGSAIPLIAYIFWQLVTLGSIDASTFTGLMAEHAGLNGFLLALREVVTSPHVELAVHLFADLALATSFLGVALGLFDYLADLFQRRNTAAGRLQTGAVTFLPPLAFALFYPRGFVMALGYAGVALSVLALLLPSLLAWKSRQQHPQQGYRVMGGKPLLCMVFACGVMIILVQCLIAAGMLPEVG is encoded by the coding sequence GTGAAAAACAGAACCCTGGGAAGTATTTTTATCGTCGCCGGAACGACGATTGGCGCAGGAATGCTGGCGATGCCTCTGGCTGCCGCAGGCGTTGGATTTGGAATGACACTGCTGCTCCTTGGCACACTCTGGGCGTTGATGTGCTACACCGCCCTGCTGTTGCTTGAGGTTTATCAGCATGTGCCCGCGGATACCGGCCTGGGTTCTCTTGCGGCACGCTACCTGGGACGCTATGGCCAGTGGATAACCGGCTTTAGCATGATGTTTCTGATGTACGCCCTGACCGCGGCCTATATCAGCGGCGCCGGCGAGTTAATCGCCTCCAGCGTTAACGACTGGTTCGACGCTGACATCACGCCTTCAACGGGCGTTATCTTCTTTGCGCTTATTGGCGGGGGTGTGGTCTGTGTGGGGACTTCGCTGGTCGATCTGTTTAACCGTTTTCTGTTCAGCGCCAAAATACTGTTCCTGATTGTGATGCTGGTTTTGCTGGTACCGCATGTTCACAAGGTCAATCTACTGACGCTGCCGCTGGAAAAAGGGCTGGCGCTGTCCGCGATCCCGGTTATTTTCACCTCGTTTGGCTTCCACGGTAGCGTGCCCAGCATCGTGAGCTATATGAACGGCGATATCCTTAAGCTACGCCGCGTCTTTATGGTGGGGAGCGCCATCCCGCTGATTGCCTATATTTTCTGGCAACTGGTGACGCTGGGGAGCATTGACGCGTCGACCTTTACCGGGCTGATGGCGGAACACGCTGGCCTGAACGGCTTTCTGCTGGCACTGCGCGAGGTAGTCACCTCCCCGCACGTTGAGCTGGCGGTCCATCTGTTTGCCGACCTGGCGCTGGCCACCTCATTCCTGGGCGTGGCGCTCGGCCTGTTTGATTACCTGGCCGATCTGTTCCAGCGTCGTAATACTGCCGCAGGACGCTTACAGACGGGGGCAGTCACCTTCCTGCCTCCTCTGGCGTTCGCGCTGTTTTACCCGCGTGGGTTCGTGATGGCGCTGGGGTATGCAGGTGTGGCGTTATCCGTGCTGGCCCTGCTGCTCCCTTCCCTGCTGGCCTGGAAGAGCCGCCAGCAGCATCCTCAGCAAGGGTACCGCGTCATGGGCGGCAAACCGCTGCTGTGCATGGTGTTTGCCTGCGGAGTGATGATTATTCTGGTGCAGTGCTTGATAGCCGCAGGGATGCTACCGGAAGTGGGTTAA
- a CDS encoding YecA family protein, producing MTEGPLNESEMAWLEETLMSYGHDDASVIDVSELDGMLTAVLSGPVVVEPDTWLVAVWGGEKYIPRWKNDREMHRFIDLCFKHMNDIAERLSEYPDQFEPMFGYNDVDGESYTVVEEWCYGYMRGVALTDWSALPEALKADLDAIALHGTDENSEKLDELSEDEYKASIESIQPAALRLYNYWVDNPQQPEAKKPIVNGTKVGRNDPCPCGSGKKFKSCCLH from the coding sequence ATGACTGAAGGCCCATTGAATGAAAGCGAAATGGCGTGGCTGGAAGAGACATTAATGTCTTACGGTCATGACGATGCGTCCGTGATTGACGTGTCTGAACTGGACGGCATGCTTACCGCAGTCCTTTCCGGCCCTGTTGTCGTTGAGCCAGATACCTGGCTGGTGGCCGTGTGGGGTGGCGAGAAATACATTCCGCGCTGGAAAAACGATCGTGAAATGCACCGTTTTATCGATCTCTGCTTTAAGCATATGAACGACATTGCTGAGCGCCTGAGCGAATACCCGGATCAGTTTGAGCCGATGTTTGGTTACAACGATGTCGACGGCGAGAGCTATACCGTTGTTGAAGAGTGGTGTTATGGCTATATGCGCGGTGTGGCGCTGACGGACTGGTCAGCCTTACCGGAAGCACTGAAGGCCGATCTTGATGCGATTGCGCTGCACGGTACAGACGAGAACAGCGAGAAGCTGGATGAGCTGAGCGAAGACGAATATAAAGCCAGCATTGAGAGCATTCAGCCTGCGGCTCTGCGTTTGTACAATTACTGGGTGGACAACCCACAGCAGCCGGAAGCAAAAAAACCGATTGTTAACGGCACAAAGGTCGGGCGTAACGATCCGTGTCCGTGCGGCAGCGGGAAGAAGTTTAAGAGCTGCTGTTTGCACTAA
- a CDS encoding branched-chain amino acid ABC transporter substrate-binding protein, with product MSLKFIRTPLSLVLAGCLVTAFSAHADIVIGVAGPFTGPNATYGDQYWHGATQAAEDINAAGGINGEKIKLVQGDDACEPKQAVAVANRLVDQDKVNAVVGHFCSSSTMPASEVYSDAGILAITPGSTNPLITERGMTDMFRMCGRDDQQGQVASDFIIDKLKAKRVVIIHDKDTYGQGLADATKAALAKRGVQDVMYEGLSRGEKDFNALVTKIGAQKPDVVFFGGCHPEAGPLVRQMREQGVQAKFFSGDCIVNEEMVTAAGGPQYTKGIYMTFGKDPRLIPDGKAVIEKFRAGKFEPEGYTLYSYASVQAIAAAFKATGGKDSAKASEWLKANAVDTVMGKKAWDSKGDLKVSDYVVYQWDDNGKYKEVQ from the coding sequence ATGTCGCTGAAATTTATCAGAACTCCCCTTTCTCTCGTGCTGGCCGGTTGTCTGGTGACGGCATTTTCTGCGCATGCAGATATTGTCATTGGTGTGGCCGGGCCGTTTACCGGCCCAAACGCCACCTATGGCGATCAGTACTGGCACGGTGCAACGCAGGCCGCTGAAGACATTAACGCCGCAGGCGGCATTAACGGCGAGAAGATTAAGCTGGTTCAGGGGGATGATGCCTGCGAGCCGAAACAAGCCGTGGCCGTCGCCAACCGCCTGGTCGACCAGGATAAAGTCAACGCGGTGGTCGGCCATTTCTGCTCCTCTTCCACAATGCCTGCCTCCGAGGTGTACAGCGACGCGGGGATCCTTGCCATTACCCCCGGCTCGACCAACCCGCTCATTACCGAACGAGGCATGACCGATATGTTCCGCATGTGTGGTCGCGATGACCAGCAGGGCCAGGTCGCCAGCGATTTCATTATCGATAAGCTGAAAGCCAAACGTGTGGTCATCATCCATGACAAAGACACCTACGGTCAGGGGCTGGCAGACGCCACCAAAGCTGCGCTGGCGAAGCGCGGGGTTCAGGATGTGATGTATGAGGGCTTATCCCGTGGTGAGAAAGACTTTAACGCGCTGGTGACAAAAATCGGCGCGCAAAAGCCGGATGTGGTGTTCTTCGGCGGTTGTCACCCGGAAGCCGGCCCGCTGGTTCGCCAGATGCGTGAACAGGGCGTGCAGGCGAAATTCTTCTCTGGCGACTGTATCGTCAACGAAGAGATGGTGACCGCGGCGGGTGGACCGCAATATACCAAGGGTATTTATATGACTTTTGGTAAAGACCCGCGTCTGATCCCGGATGGGAAAGCGGTCATTGAGAAATTCCGCGCCGGAAAATTCGAGCCTGAAGGTTACACCCTCTACTCTTATGCCTCCGTTCAGGCCATTGCCGCAGCCTTCAAGGCTACGGGCGGTAAAGACTCGGCCAAGGCCAGCGAATGGCTGAAAGCCAATGCCGTCGACACGGTTATGGGCAAAAAAGCCTGGGACAGCAAAGGCGATCTGAAAGTGTCTGACTACGTGGTGTATCAGTGGGACGATAACGGAAAATATAAGGAAGTTCAGTAA
- a CDS encoding ABC transporter permease subunit: MSTFFLQQLINGLTLGSVYGLIAIGYTMVYGIIGMINFAHGEVYMISAYLCAIGLALLSFFGLQSFPLLILGTLIFTIVVTGVYGWTIERIAYKPLRNSTRLAPLISAIGMSLILQNYAQLSQGPRQQGVPTMLDGVLRLHIGEGFVQITYTKVFILVASFAGMLLLTWIINNTRLGRMCRAVQQDRKMASILGINTDRIISLVFVIGAAMAGLAGVLITMNYGTFDFYVGFVIGIKAFTAAVLGGIGSLPGAMLGGLILGVAEAQFSGMVNSDYKDVFSFGLLVLILIFRPQGLLGRPIVAKV; encoded by the coding sequence ATGAGTACATTCTTCCTGCAACAGTTAATAAATGGCTTAACGCTGGGCTCCGTCTATGGATTAATCGCCATCGGCTACACCATGGTGTATGGCATCATTGGTATGATTAATTTCGCCCACGGCGAAGTGTATATGATCTCCGCCTACCTCTGCGCCATTGGCCTGGCGCTGCTCTCTTTCTTCGGCCTGCAGTCGTTCCCGTTGCTTATCCTCGGTACGCTGATCTTCACGATTGTGGTGACCGGTGTTTACGGCTGGACTATCGAGCGTATTGCCTATAAGCCGCTACGCAACTCTACCCGTCTGGCACCGCTTATCTCCGCCATCGGGATGTCACTGATTTTGCAAAACTACGCGCAGCTGAGCCAGGGGCCACGTCAGCAAGGGGTGCCCACGATGCTGGATGGCGTACTTCGCCTGCATATCGGTGAGGGGTTCGTTCAGATAACCTACACCAAAGTGTTTATTCTGGTTGCCTCGTTCGCCGGCATGCTCTTGCTGACATGGATAATCAACAATACCCGGCTTGGGCGGATGTGCCGTGCGGTGCAGCAGGACCGCAAAATGGCCTCCATTCTGGGCATTAACACCGACAGAATCATTTCGCTGGTCTTTGTGATTGGCGCGGCGATGGCCGGTCTGGCGGGTGTGCTCATCACCATGAATTACGGCACCTTCGATTTCTACGTCGGATTTGTCATTGGCATCAAGGCGTTTACCGCAGCGGTGCTCGGCGGGATTGGCTCCCTGCCCGGTGCGATGCTCGGCGGGTTGATTCTGGGCGTCGCCGAGGCGCAATTTTCCGGCATGGTGAACTCAGATTATAAAGATGTGTTCTCGTTTGGCTTGCTGGTCTTGATCCTGATTTTTCGTCCTCAGGGTCTGCTTGGCCGCCCGATTGTCGCCAAAGTGTGA